A single Ruficoccus amylovorans DNA region contains:
- a CDS encoding MYXO-CTERM sorting domain-containing protein — MQRLSVRLKTLALAGLVMSGLAVSSRAELVQISGTFYGDFSVQYASYAPSSTSGSYAFTVDTADFAQSGAGQFYLSSLDAFSITNTNIALEEVAVIVSSYNGQFAGFWMGTNHSGSSTTTTQISSPAGTEDGFALVITGRYAGGTPGTTVRLNAQQIDDQWLVLQAIQSDGVTFATADLTPVPEPSTVALGLGLLVFAWAFARRRLSR, encoded by the coding sequence ATGCAGCGACTCTCTGTGCGTTTAAAAACACTGGCCCTGGCGGGGCTGGTCATGAGCGGTTTAGCCGTGTCCTCACGGGCTGAGCTGGTCCAGATTTCGGGCACTTTTTACGGGGATTTCTCCGTTCAGTACGCTTCGTACGCCCCGTCCTCGACCAGCGGCAGCTACGCCTTTACGGTGGATACGGCGGACTTCGCCCAGTCCGGGGCGGGGCAGTTCTACCTGAGCAGCCTGGACGCGTTCAGCATCACCAATACCAACATCGCGCTTGAAGAGGTGGCGGTCATCGTCTCCTCCTACAACGGCCAATTCGCGGGCTTCTGGATGGGAACCAACCACAGCGGAAGCTCCACTACGACCACTCAGATATCCTCCCCGGCCGGGACCGAGGACGGTTTCGCGCTGGTTATCACCGGACGCTACGCGGGCGGAACGCCGGGTACGACGGTCAGGCTTAACGCGCAACAGATCGACGACCAATGGCTTGTGCTTCAGGCCATTCAGTCGGACGGTGTGACTTTCGCCACCGCCGACCTCACGCCAGTTCCCGAGCCCTCAACCGTGGCTCTCGGATTGGGCCTCTTGGTGTTCGCCTGGGCTTTTGCCCGCCGCCGTCTGAGCCGCTGA
- a CDS encoding HD family phosphohydrolase, whose translation MVFKKKTKKEQTVEARRRRRDEARPTNVREAIDSNQWVATGLMVALTLAIVLICFVGRSPTGPRVLPGQTARIRVTAEIPFTYTSQIQTNRLIEQRKLQIGPYYQINPDVFQSFSQRIDQLETGIKEELLPELQELPAEDRKLAIDTFTQQFNQLTGMGVSSEDITLLIDRCTPEQLTRYLNEGKLILRDILRDGIYQPSLLQPSTTNADGIVSYEIIERAQGTRLQSEEDAGRLLRINLAGLDADTGLSRALYRIFSKGLRPNLEYDEKRTSERKEAAAAKVQPVVIKFAAGDVLTEPGTKLTAEQVEALNAYRQALSKSERMIWGFNLTLAEQTGLTFILILATMIYIQVAMPEFRRSNRRILLTALILLVNLVLIRIVNMIGDLDFLSRSPTIQATVTYLAPVAFAGIVLSMLIGARAAVMVSLLISALFGMMEGNSMEAFLISMLSSLAGIHYCRDIRLRAKVVKAGAMAGVAVAVGALFFGLMDDLSTRTLIQQAVAACLVGVLTGMLAIGVLPLLEHTFRFTTDITLLEMTDFNHPLLRKLQIEAPGTYHHSLMVANLSERAALEIGVNPLLCRATCLFHDIGKIAKPEYFVENQQDGYNPHDDRNPTMSALIIKNHVKEGAEMAREAKLPAVFLDVIRQHHGTTLIKFFYNKALNQKQQPSLPLGGGSNPPMPDPTEIDESSFRYDGPRPRSKEATIIFFADAIEAASRSLKKVTPQNVEDLVNAIINERIEDGQLDESPLTLQEISRIRDSFIFTILNMLHSRVEYPKMAKKEAPRRDSHTQPPIPPRDAKTDPAKSAFV comes from the coding sequence ATGGTATTCAAGAAAAAGACCAAGAAGGAGCAGACCGTAGAAGCCCGGCGTCGTCGCCGGGACGAGGCCCGCCCCACCAACGTCCGCGAAGCCATCGACTCGAACCAATGGGTCGCCACCGGGCTGATGGTCGCCCTGACCCTGGCCATCGTGCTCATCTGTTTCGTGGGCCGCTCGCCGACGGGGCCGCGCGTCCTGCCCGGCCAGACGGCGCGTATCCGGGTCACAGCCGAGATCCCGTTCACCTACACCAGCCAGATCCAGACCAACCGCCTGATCGAACAGCGCAAGCTCCAGATCGGTCCCTATTACCAGATCAACCCGGATGTTTTCCAAAGCTTCAGCCAGCGTATCGACCAGCTCGAAACCGGCATCAAGGAAGAACTGCTGCCCGAGTTGCAGGAGCTTCCCGCCGAGGACCGCAAGCTCGCCATCGACACCTTTACCCAGCAGTTCAACCAGTTGACCGGGATGGGCGTGAGCAGCGAGGACATCACCCTGCTCATTGACCGCTGCACCCCCGAGCAGCTCACCCGCTACCTCAACGAGGGCAAGCTCATCCTGCGCGACATTCTGCGCGACGGTATTTACCAGCCCAGCCTGCTCCAGCCGTCCACCACGAACGCGGACGGAATCGTCTCCTACGAGATCATCGAGCGGGCACAGGGCACACGGCTCCAGTCCGAGGAGGACGCCGGACGCCTCCTGCGCATCAATCTCGCCGGACTTGATGCGGACACCGGGCTCTCGCGGGCGCTTTACCGGATTTTCAGCAAGGGTCTGCGCCCCAACCTCGAATACGACGAAAAGCGCACCTCCGAACGCAAGGAAGCCGCCGCCGCCAAGGTGCAGCCGGTCGTGATCAAATTCGCCGCCGGAGACGTGCTGACCGAGCCGGGCACGAAGCTGACCGCCGAACAGGTCGAGGCGCTCAACGCCTACCGTCAGGCCCTGAGCAAGAGCGAGCGCATGATCTGGGGCTTCAACCTCACGCTGGCCGAGCAGACCGGCCTGACCTTTATCCTCATCCTGGCCACCATGATCTACATCCAGGTGGCCATGCCCGAGTTCCGCCGCTCCAACCGCCGTATCCTGCTCACCGCCCTGATCCTGCTGGTTAACCTGGTCCTGATCCGCATTGTCAACATGATCGGCGACCTCGACTTCCTCAGCCGCAGCCCGACCATCCAGGCCACCGTCACCTACCTGGCCCCCGTGGCCTTCGCCGGGATCGTCCTTTCCATGCTGATTGGGGCGCGCGCCGCCGTCATGGTGTCACTGCTCATTTCCGCGCTCTTCGGCATGATGGAGGGTAACTCCATGGAGGCGTTCCTGATCTCCATGCTTTCGTCACTGGCCGGGATTCACTACTGCCGGGATATCCGCCTGCGGGCCAAGGTCGTCAAGGCCGGGGCTATGGCCGGGGTGGCCGTCGCCGTCGGCGCGCTTTTCTTCGGGCTGATGGACGACCTGAGTACCCGCACCCTTATCCAGCAGGCGGTGGCCGCGTGTCTGGTCGGCGTGCTTACCGGGATGCTCGCCATCGGCGTCTTACCGCTGCTGGAGCATACCTTCCGCTTTACCACGGACATCACGCTGCTGGAGATGACGGACTTCAACCACCCGCTCCTGCGCAAGCTCCAGATCGAGGCCCCCGGCACCTATCACCACAGCCTCATGGTGGCCAACCTCTCCGAGCGTGCCGCTCTGGAGATCGGGGTCAACCCGCTGCTTTGCCGGGCGACCTGCCTCTTTCACGACATCGGCAAGATAGCCAAGCCGGAGTACTTCGTCGAGAACCAGCAGGATGGGTACAACCCGCACGATGACCGCAACCCGACCATGTCCGCGCTCATCATCAAGAACCACGTCAAGGAAGGCGCGGAAATGGCCCGCGAGGCGAAACTGCCCGCCGTTTTTCTCGACGTGATCCGCCAGCACCACGGCACCACGCTGATCAAGTTTTTTTACAACAAGGCGCTCAACCAGAAGCAGCAACCCTCGCTCCCGCTGGGCGGCGGCAGCAACCCGCCCATGCCCGATCCGACCGAGATCGACGAGAGCAGCTTCCGCTATGACGGCCCCCGCCCCCGCAGCAAGGAGGCGACGATCATCTTCTTCGCCGACGCCATTGAGGCCGCCTCGCGCAGCCTGAAAAAAGTCACCCCGCAGAACGTCGAGGACCTCGTCAACGCGATCATCAACGAGCGCATCGAAGACGGCCAGCTCGACGAGTCCCCGCTCACCCTGCAAGAGATCAGCCGCATCCGTGACAGCTTCATTTTCACCATCCTGAACATGCTCCACAGCCGGGTCGAGTACCCGAAAATGGCCAAAAAAGAGGCCCCCCGGCGCGATTCCCACACCCAGCCACCCATTCCGCCACGCGATGCCAAGACAGATCCAGCTAAGTCAGCCTTCGTCTGA
- a CDS encoding PhoH family protein has protein sequence MATETLTFPSPRHLAQLYCSNDENLAKAERALDVTLVSREDWLKIEGEEAAVAAAVELFQLLDKLRGQGIQIGRSDFDNMLSAIARGEADDMREVFNNPLVIQLRRKSIVPKTINQKRYLQFINKNDIVFGIGPAGTGKTYLAMAAALQALQEKKVQKLIITRPAVEAGEALGFLPGDLKEKLLPYLRPIYDALNEMVGPEETERMAEKGLIEIAPLAYMRGRTLSNAYIILDEAQNTSPEQMMMFLTRLGDSSRMIVTGDITQVDLPRAQQSGLKQAVEILASVEGIKLFYFDHADVVRHPLVSRIIHAYEKHLNDDRPKKSK, from the coding sequence ATGGCCACTGAAACCCTCACTTTCCCGAGCCCGCGGCATCTGGCCCAGCTCTACTGCTCCAACGACGAAAACCTCGCCAAGGCCGAACGGGCGCTCGACGTGACCCTGGTCTCCCGCGAGGACTGGCTCAAGATCGAGGGCGAGGAGGCCGCAGTGGCCGCCGCCGTCGAGCTGTTCCAGCTCCTGGACAAGCTCCGCGGTCAGGGCATCCAGATCGGTCGCTCGGACTTCGACAACATGCTCTCCGCCATCGCCCGGGGCGAGGCCGACGACATGCGCGAGGTTTTCAATAACCCGCTCGTGATCCAGTTGCGCCGCAAGAGCATCGTCCCCAAGACGATCAACCAGAAGCGCTACCTCCAGTTTATCAACAAGAACGACATCGTCTTCGGGATCGGCCCCGCCGGCACCGGCAAGACCTATCTGGCGATGGCCGCCGCCCTCCAGGCCCTACAGGAGAAAAAAGTCCAGAAGCTCATCATCACCCGGCCCGCCGTCGAGGCCGGGGAGGCCCTGGGCTTCCTGCCCGGCGACCTCAAGGAAAAGCTCCTGCCCTACCTGCGCCCCATTTACGACGCGCTCAACGAGATGGTCGGCCCCGAAGAGACCGAGCGCATGGCCGAAAAAGGCCTGATCGAAATCGCCCCGCTGGCCTACATGCGCGGGCGCACGCTTTCCAACGCCTACATCATCCTCGACGAGGCCCAGAATACCTCGCCCGAGCAGATGATGATGTTCCTCACGCGCCTGGGCGACAGCAGCCGGATGATCGTCACCGGCGACATCACCCAGGTGGACCTGCCCCGCGCCCAGCAATCCGGGCTCAAGCAGGCCGTCGAAATCCTCGCCTCGGTGGAGGGGATCAAGCTCTTCTACTTCGACCATGCCGACGTGGTTCGGCACCCGCTGGTCAGCCGGATCATCCATGCTTACGAAAAGCATCTGAACGACGACCGTCCAAAGAAGTCCAAGTAA
- a CDS encoding DUF3817 domain-containing protein translates to MCPVKAIHRLRVVGLIEGISFLVLLGIAMPLKYFGDMPEAVKVVGWAHGLLFIGFVALLLTAMILAEWSLRRAAVFFAAALVPFGPFLVDKHLRRCAEQAGAATAQA, encoded by the coding sequence ATGTGTCCGGTAAAAGCCATTCACCGCCTGCGCGTCGTGGGTCTGATCGAAGGAATCTCCTTTCTCGTCCTGCTGGGGATCGCCATGCCCCTTAAATATTTCGGTGACATGCCGGAGGCGGTCAAGGTCGTGGGCTGGGCGCACGGGCTGCTTTTCATCGGGTTTGTGGCCCTGCTGCTGACGGCGATGATCCTCGCTGAGTGGAGCCTGCGGCGGGCGGCGGTATTCTTCGCCGCCGCGCTGGTGCCCTTTGGCCCCTTTCTGGTGGACAAGCACCTGCGCCGCTGCGCCGAACAAGCCGGAGCGGCTACCGCCCAGGCCTGA
- the thrS gene encoding threonine--tRNA ligase produces MKAMTPLEELRHSTSHVLATAVLRLFPETKLDIGPPTDSGFYYDFDLEHKFTAEDLEALEAEMKKVIKENQRFERMECSREEAEKIIRDFGQAEYKLGRLADIPEGEAISFYKNGDFIDLCAGTHVNYTKKIKAFKLLSVAGAYHRGDENNKQLQRIYGTAFETKDELEQYLKNLEEARKRDHRKVGREMGLFEISEAVGQGLILWKPAGAVIRQELQDFISEELRKGGYSQVFTPHIGRLGLYRTSGHFPYYQDSQFTPLVDREEMEHLGHEGCSCAELSNKLNEGEADGYLLKPMNCPMHIEIFKSSPHSYRDLPVRLAEFGTVYRWEKSGELNGMTRVRGFTQDDAHIFCTEDQVRDEILSCLDLVKTVFNTLGMKDYRVRVGLRDPDSSKYVGEADKWDKAENALREVAQTLGVPFTEEQGEAAFYGPKIDFVVKDVIGREWQLGTVQVDYNLPERFKIEYTGADNQPHRPVMLHRAPFGSMERFVGVLIEHFGGNFPLWLAPEQVRVLPISEKVNDYANEVVNQLKAAGMRAGLDRHDEKLGAKIRRAELDKVPVMLICGEKEAEAGQVSLRSRVGKDLEGTASVADTVAKLKAEIDAKSLPRA; encoded by the coding sequence ATGAAAGCGATGACTCCGCTCGAAGAACTCCGCCACTCCACCTCACACGTGCTGGCCACGGCCGTGCTGCGTCTCTTCCCCGAGACCAAGCTCGACATCGGCCCCCCCACTGACAGCGGCTTTTACTACGACTTCGACCTGGAGCACAAGTTCACCGCCGAGGACCTCGAAGCCCTCGAAGCGGAGATGAAAAAGGTCATCAAGGAAAACCAGCGGTTCGAGCGCATGGAGTGCTCGCGCGAGGAGGCCGAGAAGATCATCCGCGACTTCGGCCAGGCCGAGTACAAGCTCGGACGCCTCGCCGACATCCCCGAGGGCGAAGCCATCTCGTTCTACAAGAACGGCGACTTCATCGACCTGTGCGCGGGCACGCACGTCAACTATACCAAGAAGATCAAGGCCTTTAAACTGCTCAGCGTGGCCGGGGCCTACCACCGCGGCGACGAGAACAACAAGCAGCTCCAGCGCATTTACGGCACCGCCTTCGAGACGAAGGACGAGCTGGAACAGTACCTCAAGAACCTCGAAGAAGCCCGCAAGCGCGATCACCGCAAGGTCGGACGCGAGATGGGGCTGTTCGAGATCAGCGAAGCCGTCGGCCAGGGCCTGATCCTGTGGAAACCGGCGGGCGCGGTCATCCGCCAGGAGCTTCAGGACTTTATCTCCGAGGAGCTGCGCAAGGGCGGCTACAGCCAGGTCTTCACGCCGCATATCGGTCGCCTCGGCCTTTACCGCACCAGCGGGCACTTCCCGTACTACCAGGACTCGCAGTTCACCCCGCTGGTGGACCGCGAGGAGATGGAGCACCTCGGCCACGAGGGCTGCTCCTGCGCCGAGCTTTCCAACAAGCTCAACGAAGGCGAGGCTGACGGCTACCTGCTCAAGCCGATGAACTGCCCGATGCACATCGAGATTTTCAAGAGCAGCCCCCACAGCTACCGCGACCTGCCGGTGCGCCTGGCCGAGTTCGGCACGGTGTACCGCTGGGAAAAGTCCGGCGAGCTCAACGGCATGACCCGCGTGCGCGGCTTCACCCAGGACGACGCCCATATCTTCTGTACCGAGGACCAGGTCCGCGACGAAATCCTCTCCTGTCTCGACCTGGTGAAGACGGTCTTTAACACACTCGGAATGAAGGACTACCGCGTGCGCGTCGGCCTGCGCGACCCCGACAGCAGCAAATACGTTGGCGAGGCCGACAAGTGGGACAAGGCCGAGAACGCCCTGCGCGAAGTCGCCCAGACCCTGGGCGTGCCCTTCACCGAGGAGCAGGGCGAAGCCGCCTTCTACGGCCCGAAGATCGACTTCGTGGTCAAGGACGTGATCGGGCGCGAGTGGCAACTCGGCACCGTGCAGGTGGACTACAACCTGCCCGAACGCTTCAAGATCGAGTACACCGGCGCGGACAACCAACCGCACCGCCCCGTCATGCTCCACCGCGCCCCCTTCGGCTCGATGGAACGCTTTGTCGGGGTGCTGATCGAACACTTCGGCGGAAACTTCCCGCTCTGGCTAGCCCCGGAGCAGGTGCGCGTGCTGCCGATCTCGGAAAAGGTCAACGACTACGCCAACGAGGTCGTCAACCAGCTCAAGGCCGCCGGGATGCGCGCCGGGCTCGACCGCCACGACGAAAAGCTCGGCGCCAAGATCCGCCGGGCCGAACTGGACAAGGTGCCCGTCATGCTCATCTGCGGTGAAAAGGAAGCCGAAGCCGGCCAGGTCTCACTCCGCTCGCGTGTGGGCAAGGACCTCGAAGGCACCGCCTCCGTCGCCGACACCGTGGCCAAGCTCAAGGCCGAGATTGACGCCAAGTCTCTTCCGCGGGCTTAG
- the cysS gene encoding cysteine--tRNA ligase — protein sequence MPVKIHDTLSKTKQPLAPADGQTFRFYCCGPTVYGPAHIGNFRTFLVQDVLRRTLEVDGLSLRHVRNITDVDDKTIRQSQAEGRTLSEFTTHWTDKFHADCSALNLLPPHEEPRATAHIAEQIAMIEQLVAGGHAYAAADGSVYFKVCSCEHYGELSGLDRSSLRTQHVNSAGDANDADEYDRESVSDFALWKARKPEDGENFWSSPWGEGRPGWHIECSAMSVKYLGEGFDLHGGGIDLCFPHHENEIAQSECATGTRPFARLWFHSAHLMVEGSKMSKSLGNLYTLEDLLQKGFRPMDIRYALISGHYRQQLNFTLNGLKAGRSALEKMEKTLRPILGRLGVSEEDFRHWIKPSPLVTTGMFARAWEKLSDDLNVPAALGEIFSVLGDLADPTLDSAAVAGQVESFGALLYALGLDLFTAQDAPAAADIPESVANLAEARWEAKKARDWANADGLRDELLQLGWKILDRKDGYDLEKV from the coding sequence ATGCCGGTCAAAATCCACGACACCCTCAGCAAGACCAAACAACCGCTGGCCCCCGCCGACGGCCAAACTTTCCGTTTCTACTGCTGCGGACCGACCGTTTACGGCCCGGCCCACATCGGCAACTTCCGCACCTTCCTCGTGCAGGACGTCCTGCGCCGCACCCTGGAGGTTGACGGGCTGAGCCTGCGCCACGTGCGCAATATCACCGACGTGGACGACAAGACTATCCGCCAGAGCCAGGCCGAAGGCCGCACCCTGTCCGAGTTCACCACGCACTGGACGGACAAGTTTCATGCTGACTGCTCCGCGCTCAACCTCCTGCCCCCGCACGAGGAGCCCCGTGCCACCGCCCACATCGCCGAACAGATCGCCATGATCGAGCAGCTCGTCGCCGGGGGCCACGCCTACGCCGCAGCCGACGGCTCGGTGTACTTCAAGGTCTGCTCCTGCGAGCACTACGGCGAACTCTCCGGCCTCGACCGCTCCAGCCTGCGCACGCAGCATGTCAACAGCGCGGGCGACGCCAACGACGCCGACGAGTACGACCGCGAGAGCGTGAGCGACTTTGCCCTCTGGAAGGCCCGCAAGCCCGAGGACGGTGAGAATTTCTGGTCCAGCCCCTGGGGCGAAGGCCGCCCCGGCTGGCACATCGAGTGCTCGGCCATGAGCGTAAAGTACCTCGGCGAGGGCTTCGACCTGCATGGCGGCGGGATCGATTTGTGCTTCCCGCACCACGAGAACGAGATCGCCCAGAGCGAGTGCGCCACCGGCACCCGGCCCTTTGCCCGCCTGTGGTTCCACAGCGCGCACCTCATGGTCGAGGGCAGCAAGATGTCCAAAAGCCTCGGCAACCTCTACACGCTCGAAGACCTCTTGCAAAAGGGCTTCCGGCCGATGGATATCCGCTACGCGCTGATCTCCGGCCACTACCGCCAGCAGCTCAACTTCACGCTCAACGGCCTGAAGGCCGGCCGTTCCGCGCTGGAGAAGATGGAAAAAACCCTCCGTCCGATCCTCGGCCGCCTCGGGGTTTCCGAAGAAGACTTCCGCCACTGGATCAAGCCCTCCCCGCTCGTCACGACGGGGATGTTTGCCCGGGCCTGGGAGAAGCTTTCAGACGACCTCAATGTGCCCGCCGCCCTTGGGGAAATCTTTTCCGTGCTCGGCGACCTGGCCGACCCGACGCTCGACTCCGCCGCCGTCGCCGGGCAGGTGGAGTCCTTCGGGGCGCTGCTCTACGCGCTCGGGCTCGATCTCTTCACCGCGCAGGATGCCCCCGCCGCCGCCGACATCCCCGAGTCCGTGGCCAACCTGGCCGAGGCCCGCTGGGAAGCAAAAAAAGCCCGCGACTGGGCCAACGCCGACGGCCTGCGCGACGAGCTTCTCCAGCTCGGCTGGAAGATCCTCGACCGCAAGGACGGCTACGATCTGGAAAAGGTGTAG
- a CDS encoding DUF502 domain-containing protein, whose amino-acid sequence MYRRLRNSFIAGLVLLAPLGVTLFVLDFLRSKIGSRVTAMIPANILPPEIRRLPIVDFGLDMAAVVIVVLAITLLGLFSNYFLGKVLIIGTERVIDRVPFVNTVYRTVKQIVETFSKQQKAVFQKVVLTEYPRKGVYVLGFVTSVAKGEVQDKTGAEVINVFVPTTPNPTSGFLLMVPKDEIIELNMTVADGMKLIVSGGAVIPNHTQRPPQIAAEPVTISNPRAADIPPASGDAG is encoded by the coding sequence ATGTACCGTCGCTTACGCAATTCTTTTATCGCAGGCCTTGTCCTGCTGGCCCCGCTCGGAGTCACGCTTTTTGTGCTGGATTTCCTGCGCTCGAAAATCGGCTCCCGCGTCACCGCGATGATCCCCGCGAACATCCTGCCCCCGGAAATCCGGCGGCTGCCCATCGTGGACTTCGGACTGGATATGGCGGCGGTTGTCATCGTCGTGCTGGCCATCACCCTGCTGGGGCTTTTCTCCAACTACTTTTTGGGCAAGGTCTTGATTATCGGCACCGAGCGGGTGATCGACCGCGTGCCCTTCGTCAACACCGTGTACCGCACGGTCAAGCAGATCGTCGAGACCTTCAGCAAGCAGCAGAAGGCGGTTTTCCAAAAGGTCGTCTTGACCGAATACCCGCGCAAGGGCGTTTACGTACTGGGCTTTGTCACCAGCGTGGCCAAAGGCGAGGTGCAGGACAAAACCGGGGCCGAAGTCATCAATGTCTTTGTGCCAACGACACCGAATCCGACCAGCGGCTTTCTGCTCATGGTGCCCAAGGACGAGATCATCGAGCTGAACATGACCGTAGCCGACGGGATGAAGCTCATCGTCTCCGGCGGCGCGGTCATCCCCAACCACACCCAGCGCCCTCCGCAGATCGCCGCCGAGCCGGTCACCATCAGCAACCCCCGCGCCGCGGACATCCCACCCGCCTCTGGCGATGCCGGCTGA
- the ybeY gene encoding rRNA maturation RNase YbeY, translating into MPRQIQLSQPSSELLTYDEEAVAGLFHRLDQWPAHRVPDGEISVAFLEHTAMAEVHGQFLDDATPTDVITFDGDPEMDFGGEICVGAEQAMETGPEHGNTLSQELSLYLVHGWLHLAGLDDRNEADRAQMRLAESQALAYLESTGGLPEFRPIL; encoded by the coding sequence ATGCCAAGACAGATCCAGCTAAGTCAGCCTTCGTCTGAACTGCTAACTTATGACGAAGAGGCCGTCGCCGGCCTCTTCCACCGTCTGGATCAATGGCCCGCCCACCGGGTCCCCGACGGTGAGATTTCCGTCGCCTTTCTGGAGCACACGGCCATGGCCGAGGTCCACGGGCAGTTCCTCGACGACGCCACTCCGACCGACGTGATTACCTTTGACGGCGACCCGGAAATGGACTTCGGCGGCGAGATCTGCGTCGGTGCCGAGCAGGCTATGGAAACCGGCCCCGAGCACGGGAACACGCTTTCGCAAGAGCTGTCCCTCTACCTCGTCCACGGCTGGCTGCACCTGGCCGGGCTCGACGACCGCAACGAAGCAGACCGCGCCCAAATGCGCCTGGCCGAGAGCCAGGCCCTCGCTTACCTGGAGTCCACCGGCGGGCTGCCGGAGTTCAGGCCCATTCTTTAG
- a CDS encoding HIT family protein, with product MNFLHSYWRMPYIEVPKPEGGEHNPFVSIPLEEDDRKVLIVLRSSLCYLVLNKFPYNAGHLLVVPYREVSRLDELTAEEKADFFETIIKGQQILEQAIRPDGFNVGFNLGRAAGAGIPSHIHCHIVPRWNGDTNFMPVLGETKVLPESLDAMWQRLRQFVTE from the coding sequence ATGAACTTTTTGCATTCGTATTGGCGCATGCCCTACATCGAGGTTCCCAAGCCGGAAGGCGGGGAGCACAATCCTTTCGTGTCGATCCCACTGGAGGAGGACGACCGCAAGGTCTTGATCGTGCTCCGCTCCAGCCTGTGCTATCTGGTGTTGAACAAATTCCCCTACAATGCCGGGCACCTGCTGGTGGTCCCGTACCGGGAAGTCAGCCGTCTGGATGAATTGACAGCGGAGGAAAAAGCGGATTTCTTCGAGACCATCATCAAGGGGCAGCAGATACTCGAACAAGCCATCCGCCCGGACGGCTTCAACGTGGGCTTCAACCTCGGCCGCGCCGCGGGCGCGGGCATCCCCTCGCACATCCATTGCCACATCGTTCCGCGCTGGAACGGGGACACCAATTTCATGCCCGTTCTGGGAGAGACCAAGGTTTTACCCGAATCGCTCGACGCCATGTGGCAGCGTCTGCGGCAATTCGTCACCGAGTAA
- a CDS encoding HdeD family acid-resistance protein has translation MSENASPQPPVLKFLGLDPEKSQKYAGWLKFEAILFIILGVAAIMLPGLFSLGLSLFLGWLFLFGGIFATVGAFQAAKSKGFFWRLASGVLTVVVGVMVISKPMEWMAILTLIVAGFFLVDGIFKIIYGFQSMGVPGAGMAIVNGIFGLIIAWIVYSRWPLSSEWFLGLLIGINLLMAGLFLLRVSGGINKHVSQ, from the coding sequence ATGTCAGAAAACGCATCCCCTCAACCTCCTGTGCTGAAGTTCCTCGGGCTCGACCCCGAAAAATCCCAGAAATACGCCGGTTGGCTGAAGTTCGAGGCCATCCTGTTCATCATTCTCGGCGTGGCGGCCATTATGCTGCCGGGGCTGTTTTCGTTGGGGCTGAGCCTGTTTCTGGGCTGGCTGTTCCTGTTCGGAGGCATTTTCGCGACGGTGGGAGCCTTCCAGGCCGCCAAATCGAAGGGCTTCTTCTGGCGGCTGGCCTCGGGCGTGCTGACCGTGGTGGTCGGGGTCATGGTCATTTCCAAGCCGATGGAGTGGATGGCCATTCTCACGCTGATCGTGGCCGGGTTCTTCCTCGTGGACGGGATTTTTAAAATCATCTACGGGTTCCAGTCGATGGGCGTCCCCGGCGCGGGCATGGCTATCGTGAATGGCATTTTCGGCCTCATCATCGCCTGGATCGTGTATTCGCGCTGGCCGCTGTCCTCGGAGTGGTTCCTCGGGCTGCTCATTGGGATCAATCTGCTCATGGCGGGGCTTTTCCTGCTGCGCGTCTCCGGCGGCATCAACAAGCACGTCTCCCAGTAA
- a CDS encoding helix-turn-helix transcriptional regulator, with protein sequence MLLQEDWAQLDELTRELHEIESGGEFEDFVLGPVTRFIGARFASWNLHDPGMVMLEVVNSPEFDNRVKPLVESLNRTLPTHPLFGRCVDFETGQVRRFGGIERTLDFITPEEYHQSPFYQEVGSKLGIEDQLVMQIIVEEGNGIMLVFHSDRPFSELECLKASIVRAHLVAKYHAMQNRYNALFREAEAVSARLRRQLTGREFETLEWICQGMSNAEISTRMGVSTRTVDKFVSAVLTKLGIDCRTRVIARYAPWLTIPELLGGGNIAHSHARRLRV encoded by the coding sequence ATGCTACTGCAGGAAGACTGGGCACAGCTTGACGAGCTGACGCGGGAACTGCACGAGATCGAATCGGGCGGCGAGTTCGAGGATTTCGTGCTGGGGCCGGTCACGCGTTTTATCGGGGCGCGCTTCGCGAGCTGGAATCTCCACGACCCCGGGATGGTCATGCTGGAGGTGGTCAATTCGCCCGAGTTCGATAACCGGGTGAAACCGCTGGTGGAGAGCCTTAACCGCACCTTGCCGACGCATCCGCTTTTCGGGCGGTGTGTGGATTTCGAGACCGGACAGGTGCGGCGCTTCGGAGGGATCGAGCGCACGCTCGACTTCATTACGCCGGAGGAGTATCACCAATCGCCCTTTTACCAGGAGGTCGGATCGAAGCTCGGGATCGAAGACCAGTTGGTCATGCAGATCATCGTGGAAGAGGGCAACGGCATTATGCTCGTTTTCCACTCCGACCGGCCCTTTTCCGAGCTTGAGTGCCTGAAGGCGTCTATCGTGCGCGCGCATCTGGTGGCGAAGTATCACGCCATGCAGAACCGCTACAACGCGCTGTTCCGGGAGGCCGAAGCGGTCAGCGCCCGGCTGCGCCGCCAGCTCACAGGACGGGAATTCGAGACGCTCGAATGGATCTGCCAGGGGATGAGCAACGCGGAGATTTCGACCCGCATGGGCGTCTCCACCCGGACGGTGGACAAGTTCGTCAGCGCGGTCCTGACAAAGCTCGGGATCGACTGCCGTACGCGGGTCATCGCCCGCTACGCGCCCTGGCTGACGATCCCCGAACTGCTCGGTGGTGGTAATATTGCCCATAGTCATGCGCGGCGTTTACGGGTATAA